The proteins below are encoded in one region of Plutella xylostella chromosome 13, ilPluXylo3.1, whole genome shotgun sequence:
- the LOC105391073 gene encoding uncharacterized protein LOC105391073 yields MKKLLIRKKMPSFPQLYNNLRAKLCEIEPEQYLELKHLFTKSKKKVKTQVLSEPQPRPRYPIEIHWVPEILHFDIKDKPVLRKLLICNRSERIIYLQVCGIRGTTAGMTWSCCPRRRILLAPGLYAQIFITATPRQPSTPREEFATLDIAAGHKRDFVIGYFTICMQIECA; encoded by the exons ATGAAGAAGCTGTTAATAAGAAAGAAAATGCCCAGCTTCCCCCAACTGTATAACAACCTACGGGCGAAACTTTGTGAAATTGAACCTGAACAATAT CTAGAGCTAAAACATTTATTCacaaaaagtaagaaaaaagtGAAGACGCAGGTTTTATCAGAACCTCAACCAAGACCGCGCTACCCGATTGAAATCCATTGGGTGCcagaaattttacattttgATATCAAAGACAAACCGGTGCTTAGGAAACTGTT GATCTGCAACCGCAGTGAACGTATCATCTATCTACAGGTGTGTGGGATACGGGGGACGACTGCTGGCATGACCTGGTCCTGCTGCCCCCGTCGCAGGATCCTGCTAGCACCTGGTCTTTATGCCCAGATCTTCATTACAGCCACACCACGCCAACCCTCCACGCCCAGGGAAGAATTCGCTACGTTAGATATAGCAGCTGGGCACAAAAGGGATTTTGTCATTGGATACTTCACTATTTGCATGCAAATTGAATGTGCATAA